GCTTCCGGACGCGTGGTGAGTTCATCGAACTCGTTCCCAAGGATGTTCAGAAAGCGATTGCGATATCCGCCTTCGGCGCTTTCCTGGTGGCGCAACAGGCGGCGCGCCGCATGCTGCGGAACAAGCATGGCGCGATCTTCTTCACGGGCGCGTCTGCCGGCGTGAAGGGCTATCCTCGATCGGCGCCATTCGCGATGGGAAAGTTTGCCTTGCGCGGGCTGTCACAAAGCCTCGCGCGCGAATTGCAGCCGCAGGGCATCCACATCGCCCATTTCGTGATCGACGGCGGCATCCGTTCGGCGCGGCGAACAGAACCAAGTGAAAAGCCGGACTCGCTTCTGGATCCCGATGCGATTGCGCAGACTTATCTCGACGTGTTGCGGCAGCCGCGCAGTGCCTGGTCATCGGAGATCGAAATGCGGCCTTGGGTCGAAACGTTCTGAGGCCCTCAAAGCTCAATCACCATTCCATCGGCCGCGCAATCGTAATCAACATCGGCAACGCGGGCGAGCATATCCTTGCTCATGTGCGTCAGGACCACGCGCTTCGCATTGATGCGCGGCAAATGCTGGCGAAGGACCATATGCGACAAGTGCGCTTTGGTGGTTCTCTCGAACGTATAGCATTCGCAGATGAAGAGATCAGCGTCACGGGCGGCATCGACCAAGGTCTCGGTCCATTCGGTATCACCTGAGAAGCAGAGCGTCTGGCCGTCGGCCTCGATCCGATAGGCGAGGCAGGGGCCGGCGCGTTCGTCGTGGACGACAGGGAAGGCGGTCACGGTCATGCCAAGGAAGGGTGTTGGCTTGCCGATTTCGATTTCATGGACCAGCAACACGAAGGGCAGGGTACGTTCTCCGGGAAAAGCCAGCGCGACAGCACGATCAAGCCAGGATTGCAATCCCGGCGGTCCGACCAGCAGCAACGGTCGCTCCCGTTTCGCGTTGAATTGCGCGTCCAGCAGGAAAAACGGAATACCGCCGAAATGATCGGCATGGAAATGCGTGAAAAAGATCGCATCGATGGCGTTGTTGTCGATGCCCAGACGCTTCATTCCGACAACGGACGTCGCGCCGCAATCGAGCAGGAACGATCGATCGCCAGCCGTGACATGGATGCAGGTGTTGAACCGGCCGCCCGATCCGAATGCATCGCCGCAGCCTATGAATTGCACCTTCATGTTGTTGCTGTCGCATGGCGCCGCGCCCAGCCAGCGGCGAGTGTCAGCAGCCCAAATCCTGCAACGCTCCAGCAGACGACCGGCGCCCATTTGAGGACGGCTGCAAACTCCTCGTGGTGATGCCAGCCTGCCCAGATCACTCCCATGCGTAAGAAGGTCGCAAATGCCAGAGCGGAGAAAAGCAGGCCTACCATCCTGCCTTCGTTCCCATTGTGGCCGGTGGCAAATGCAGCGGTAAATGCGCTCATCAGGATGCAGCCCCATGCGGCACCGGCGGCGAATTGCGCAATCACGAGCAAGTTCAGTGCCGTTGCGAACTCCGCCGCCGAAATGGCGAAAGCGCCGATTACCCCAAACACCCCCATGACGCCAAATGCGCCCCAGCGCTTGACCAGCAGAGTGGCTGGGAACATCGCTATGTTGAAGCCGATCCAGAAAATCGGCATCAGCCAGTCCAGCTCACTGGTGAATTTGCGAAACAGCGGTGCCGTGTTGACGGTGAAGTGCATCTGATAACCCACCGCAAGAATCAGCATTGTGACGGCAAAGACGATGCGCGCAGTTGTCGGGCGTGCCGTCACGGACGCGGCGGTCACATTGGGCCGCTGACCCGCCATGATCCGTTCGACATGGGCAAGGCCGAAGGTTGCCAGCACCAGCGCGACGCTCGACAGCGCGAAGGGAATGCGCGGATCGAGCCCGCGCAGGGTGATGGCAAGATACGGGGCGAGGGCGCCAGCGACGCCATAACCCAGCATGACAATGGCAGAGAGAAGCGGCATCGCCGGCTTCGCGGCATATTTTCCGAGCAGCATGACCGGCGGTGCGCGCAACGCCGACGACGTCGCGGTCCACACGATGGTGGCGGCGAAGAATATCCACTGGCCAGCGGTCCCGGCGTCAGCGATGAAGGGCAACGCGAGGAAGGCGGCGCAGGATATCACAGTCACGATGGCCACCCAGCGCCCGATCTGTCCGACGATGCGCGACATCCGGTCAGCGGCAATGCCGGTTGCGACGTCGAAGATCGTGAAGATCGCCTGATCCATCATCAGGATCAGGATGACTGTGCCGGCGGCAATGCCGACGCCGGCGGCGAGCGTCGGCAGATAGATCGCGTAAACGGTCCAGCACAGTGTGAACAGTAACTGCAGAAGAGCAATATAGAGCGCGATTATGTTTGAGACCTTAGGCCCTGCTTTAACCGCTTCGCTCATGATCTTTCCCGCCGCGCAAGATCGGCGCTGACATCGGCAATATACAGGTCTTTGCGGCAGGCAACACGCATCTCGATGCTGAAGAAGGCGCGCATAGTCAGCAACGCAATGAAGATGCCGAGGATCAGCGCGGCATAAGCCGGCAGAGCATGTGGCGACAGGCTCGGAATTCCGTACAGTACCAGGGCATCATTGCCGCCGGGCAACAAGGCCGTTCCAAGTCCCATCAGCGTGCCGCCGATGATGTTGCGCAACCATGACCAGCGTGGCCGCCAATCCATACGGAAACTTCCGCGTTGCCAGGTTGAAACCAGCATTCCAAACAGCACCGCGCCCATGACGACCCAGCGTCCGTAAAGCGGTGGCGGGCGCGTGCCGAAATAGCCTTCGATTACCTGCTGCAAGGTCGTGGTGTATCCAGGCGATCCGAACAGCAGGAAGATCGTGCCGCTCGCGAGCCCGATCAGCAGGGCCGCGGTCGACAGGCGATATTGCGGCGCGAGCACCAGACTGCGCAGCGTTGCCCCGTCGGGGCGTGAGCGCCACAGGCGGATCAATTCGTATGCGACCCAGATGAACAATACCGCGCCGATATAAGGCGCATAGACAAGCATATCCGGCACCTTTCCGGGGACTGCGACCGGTCGTGCCACCACATTTATCCCGACCAGGCCGACAAAGATCAGCACGCCGAGCGCGAAACCGACGACGGTGATGATCATTCCTACTTCGCCGTCCACCATGCGCGCCATCGTTGCGTAAGCACAAGCGCCGTTGATTCCCGAACCGATACCAAAAAGAAGGCCGCCAAACACGGCGGTGAATGTCAGTTGCCAGCCGCCGATGCCCGTTGCTGTTTGCGGAACCAGAAGGAAAACCGGAATCGTGATTGCGAAAACCCACACCGCCGATTTCACGATGCTTGCAAGCATGTAGCCGGTTTTTGAGTGCGTCAGTTCGGCAACCGCGCGCACAGTGCAGACGCTTGCACGATGAGCTGCAAAGCCAAGAATGCCGGCCAAAAAGCAGGAGACAATAAGCGCAAACATTGATCTTGAAATTCCAGCGCCAACGGTCGGAACTTAACGGCGAAGCATTGCACAGGCAAAGCGGGGAAAGCCGCATCATCGCAGTGATTTGAGCGGAGTTTTTCCAAGATTCCGTGATTTTAGCGGAGAATTCGCCACCGTGTCGTGGCTCGTCCGCGATGAACCTGCAGGCGTTGAGGGCAGGTTTGAGGGCGCCTCATTTCACGCCACGGTTCCAATCGGGGTGGACGCTAACTATATGATTAGAAGGGTAAAATAGCGTCCTTTGGGGTGCTGAATTTTCCCCATTAAACGGAAGATGGTGATATAATGGCCAGTGAGAATGAAAATTCAGGGCCAGAAAGTCGGCATTGGCCTTGGCGCAGGTAGGGGCGAACCTGTCGCGCAGGATGGAGTGGAGCGTGTTGAAATCTCACAAATATACCGTGGGGCAGACGGTCCGTTACATGGCGGGGCCGCTCAACCGAGCGACCGCAGATGGAAGCTACAAGATCATCAAGTTGCTTCCGCCCGATGGTGACGAGCATCAATACCGGATCAGAAATACCGAAGAGGCGTTCGAGCGTGTGGCCAAGGAAAGCCAGCTCGATCGTCATCGCTGATTGTCGCTGTCCAGCTAGGCGCGGTTGATCCGCGCACGCAGATCGGCCCAGCCTTCCTGGACGCGAACTTTCAAGCTGTTCCAGTTGGTTTCGACGACGTCCCAATTGACCATGGGGCGGTTTTCCGCTGCGCCCGGACCCGTGGCGACAGTCGATGTCGTCATGCTGTCATGGTAATATGTGCCGGCAGCCAGAAGAATTGCGCCGAGAAGCATTCCGATGATCAATCGCATAGGCCCTCTCCTGTGCGGAGTCGCCGGATCGAACGCGCGGCGCCAAAATTTGTTCCGGCAGAGGATGGGCAGTTTTGGAGGCTGACATGCCAATATTCATCACTCAGGGCCGGTTTACCCGTGAGGCTATCAAAGGCATGGTGGTGAGCCCTGAGGACCGCGCCGATGCTGTTGGACGGCTGTTGTCGAAGGCCGGTGGCCGGTTGATCGGGTATTACGTGACCTTTGGCGAGTACGATTTTCTTGTTATCGCGGAAGCTCCCGGCGAAACGCAGATGGCGGC
The genomic region above belongs to Pseudorhodoplanes sinuspersici and contains:
- a CDS encoding SDR family NAD(P)-dependent oxidoreductase is translated as MPASSHKTVLIVGVGSGLSASLARLFSKSGLKIVLASRSTDGLAGLASETGAKVFACDASQENQVEQLFSDIDATLGSPDVVIYNASFRTRGEFIELVPKDVQKAIAISAFGAFLVAQQAARRMLRNKHGAIFFTGASAGVKGYPRSAPFAMGKFALRGLSQSLARELQPQGIHIAHFVIDGGIRSARRTEPSEKPDSLLDPDAIAQTYLDVLRQPRSAWSSEIEMRPWVETF
- a CDS encoding MBL fold metallo-hydrolase — protein: MKVQFIGCGDAFGSGGRFNTCIHVTAGDRSFLLDCGATSVVGMKRLGIDNNAIDAIFFTHFHADHFGGIPFFLLDAQFNAKRERPLLLVGPPGLQSWLDRAVALAFPGERTLPFVLLVHEIEIGKPTPFLGMTVTAFPVVHDERAGPCLAYRIEADGQTLCFSGDTEWTETLVDAARDADLFICECYTFERTTKAHLSHMVLRQHLPRINAKRVVLTHMSKDMLARVADVDYDCAADGMVIEL
- a CDS encoding MFS transporter encodes the protein MSEAVKAGPKVSNIIALYIALLQLLFTLCWTVYAIYLPTLAAGVGIAAGTVILILMMDQAIFTIFDVATGIAADRMSRIVGQIGRWVAIVTVISCAAFLALPFIADAGTAGQWIFFAATIVWTATSSALRAPPVMLLGKYAAKPAMPLLSAIVMLGYGVAGALAPYLAITLRGLDPRIPFALSSVALVLATFGLAHVERIMAGQRPNVTAASVTARPTTARIVFAVTMLILAVGYQMHFTVNTAPLFRKFTSELDWLMPIFWIGFNIAMFPATLLVKRWGAFGVMGVFGVIGAFAISAAEFATALNLLVIAQFAAGAAWGCILMSAFTAAFATGHNGNEGRMVGLLFSALAFATFLRMGVIWAGWHHHEEFAAVLKWAPVVCWSVAGFGLLTLAAGWARRHATATT
- a CDS encoding YeeE/YedE thiosulfate transporter family protein, with translation MFALIVSCFLAGILGFAAHRASVCTVRAVAELTHSKTGYMLASIVKSAVWVFAITIPVFLLVPQTATGIGGWQLTFTAVFGGLLFGIGSGINGACAYATMARMVDGEVGMIITVVGFALGVLIFVGLVGINVVARPVAVPGKVPDMLVYAPYIGAVLFIWVAYELIRLWRSRPDGATLRSLVLAPQYRLSTAALLIGLASGTIFLLFGSPGYTTTLQQVIEGYFGTRPPPLYGRWVVMGAVLFGMLVSTWQRGSFRMDWRPRWSWLRNIIGGTLMGLGTALLPGGNDALVLYGIPSLSPHALPAYAALILGIFIALLTMRAFFSIEMRVACRKDLYIADVSADLARRERS
- a CDS encoding GYD domain-containing protein; translation: MPIFITQGRFTREAIKGMVVSPEDRADAVGRLLSKAGGRLIGYYVTFGEYDFLVIAEAPGETQMAAVLLAAASGGGVTDLKTTLAMTSIEAKGAFAAAGDLTPGFRSAGGV